The nucleotide sequence CGTAGCCAGCGCTGGGCGACCTCCTCATCGGACCACGCTGCCACCACGTCAGCCCGACTGCGTAGGACAAGGTGAATGTGGTTATGCATCACCGAAAAAGTCAAGCAATCGATGGCGAAGACCGAAGTCAAAAACTCCAGACGATCGCGAATCCAAGCACGACGGTGCTCATACGATTTCCCAGTCAGCGGATCGTCTCCACAGAGAAACGCCCGGCGGACGCATCTCTGGATGCAATGGACCACCTGAACTTGAGAAGGATCAAGAACTTCCCCACGAGCTTGACGAGGCATCACATCAACTCCAATAGCAGGAACATCCGGGCCGCAGCGCCCTTGCGACAACTTCTATCGTATGCATCTGGGCGGAGTAGTCGAGCAAAAATTGCCTGTCCCTTTTTGCTCCTTTCTGCTCCAGACCGGGTGAAACGATACTATTCTGAACCGCATTGCGATGCTCTTTTCGCTAGGGGCCCTAAATCTCGTTATCAAGTCGCTATAAAAGGAATGCGTACAGCAGCACCACGGCACCTACAACGCCTACGGCGATTAAATGATACAAAAGAACGATCAAAGCAGCTTGGCGAATTGTGGCTTTCAAGCAATCTTTGAAGATCGCAACAGTACCAACCAATGTGATCGGCAGATAAATAACCACGGTAAAGATTCGGGCATAACTCGAAGAATTATCTAAACCACTGTAGGCCAAATTCACCATGAACTTCGTCCCGAGTGCGACTGCAACTGAGAGTAAGGCCGAGACCAGCAACGCCCCGAATGCCGCACCGAATGACGGTTCCTGCACTATCTCTGTTTGCCGATTCCATAACTGCAATTTGTTGACTGCAGCTACCGCTGCTCGCAGGAAGAAGGTGCCGACGCCAATGCCGATCAGTGAAGCGATAATCAAACCCAGGATTGGTGCGAAAGACATATCTGCGTCAGATAGGGGGTTTGTGTGCGGAGTCAACCCGATTCCGCAAAGAATCGCAGCGGTGGGTTGTCGCGGTGGGTTTAGAACGGATAATGAATTGCGATCTATCCGCATGTCAGGCGTAGAAAAAGCTCAACTTTGTCGGTTGAGCTGATCGCCTGACGTGCGGATAGATCGTGCGTTGAACTTTGTCGCCACACTGCTGGGCTCGCGTACCGAGTGATGCGGCGGTGGCGACCACGGTCTCTATTCTATCGCGTAGTAGCCACCGGATTCTAGTCCTGGGAGCATTGCCTGGCTGCTTGGGGCACTCTCTGAATCCAGCGTCGCCGCCGCGACTGCGTATGCACCTTCTACCTGGTGTTTCAGATACCAATCGTAAAAACCGTCACCATTGGCACCGTCCCAGAACGCTCGATCTGATCCTTGCAACGAACCGGAGTACCAGGCTGGCATCGTTTTGCTGCCACGTGAAAATATCTCTCGCCAAGATGGACGCGGAGTCGTCGATACCACTCGCAGGGTCGCCTGCTCGCAGCGCGGGCACGTTGGCTGGGTCGATCTTGGTTCGGTGGCCTCAGGTTCCGCGGGTGGGAACTCCATCGCGCCGGCGGCATACGGTAGCTCGGCGGCATTCATGTCATCGATACAACGCTGCTGATAACTCGCTTGTTGACTATTGCTCCAACCACCAAAGTATCGTGTCTTGGTCAGCTGATCAGGCTGGATATGGATGCACCAACTACGTACGAATTCGAGTGTAGTGAGCGTCACCGGAACTTGCCTTGACTCACCGCCCTGCTTGGTTCCCTCGCGAGCCATGAACGTCACTTCATATTCATCCGCCGCGACGACGCGTGAATTGCTGATCGGACCGCCCGTTAATTAGCGAGTCAGGTAACGCACCAAGTCGCTCGGCGCGCTCGATCCCGAGGGCGGCGGTTGGATGTAGCTGACCCACTCCAGCGACGAAAGATGTTCTAGCAGCGAATTCCAGGCAGCGTCTTCCCGCAAGTCGCCAAACTCACTATCCGTGTCGAGTTTAAGCTCGCCACGTTCTCGTAACCGTTCCAAGTGCGCGATCGCAAACTTACGAAACGACGCGCGAAGGTTGATCGCATCGACCAAGTAGTGACTATCACTGTTGTTAGAATCTGGCGGCGCCGTGCTGGTTTGCCAACCGGTGTTGTCAATGCCCGGTCCCGATCCAGTGAGGCTAGAAGGGGCCACCCAATTTCGGGAGGCTAGAAGGGGCCACCCAATTTCGGATAGTTCTGGATTCGAGTTCGTAACACTTAACAACCGAAAACTCGCGCATCCCCGCCGGAGTAAGTCTCCAACCCCATCGGATCGTTCATGAATCTCGATTGGGCTCATCCAGCCGGCGCTGGCGAGCCCGACAGCGACGGGCCAAGTGAATGTGGTTGTGCAACACCGAAAAAGTTAGGCAATCGATGGCGAAAACCGAGGCCAAGAACTCCAGTCGATCGCGAATCCAAACCCGCCGAAGTTCGTATGAGTTCTCCGTCAGCGGATCATCACCACAGGGGAAGGCACCTCGGACACATCTCTATATGCAATGGACCACTGGGGCTTCGGACGAATCCAAGACTTCACCACGAGCTCGACGGGGCATCGCATCAACTCCAGGACGCGGAAGATGGGGCGCGTAAAACCAATCTGCCCGCTTCTATCGTAGGCATTGGGGCGGAACGATCAAAACTTAATGCGTGTCCCTTTGAGCTTCCAATCTCGAAATCGGATGGTTTGCTATGTCGTCAGACCGACGAGAGGCCCAGCGGGTTCTCTCGAGCACAGAGCCAGCCCTGGCCGCGTCGGCACGCTTCACTCGCAAGACTCTCAGGCGTGCCCGCCGCCCGCTTGAAGATGCGTCCAAACTTACGCACCACATCGCACCAACCATGCGTGTCCAAACCTATCCGTTGTAGGATCGGTTGCAGATGCTTTGGAATACTGCCGACTTTATCGCTGCGTAATTGCCGCCCCGTCCAGTCAAGCAGTTCCAGATACCGCGCCATCGACACCGAGAGGAAGCCCTTGCTGCTGGCCCGACGCCCAGACCTATCCACTGCCGGGCCGACTTCATCGCACTGTTCGTCAATCTCGATTGGACTCATCCAGCCGCTACGTCTTCGACGACGACTCCGCTCCCAGTCGTGGGTACTCGGCCGACTGCGATCCTCTCGCTCGCTCAGATCGTCGATCCGATCCTTCGCTCCGGTGTAGTCGCTGGTCTCCGGTGTTTCCGCCAATGCAGCGCGGATTGGATTCAGATCAACGTACGCCGCACACACGAGCAAACTGGATTCATCGAGCAGGATTTGTGCTCGGTATCTTCCTTCCCAAAAGTGGCCGCGAACCTCGTCCTCGGCATTGCTGCGTCGAGCAATATTCTCGGCAGTACACCGCATCCACCAACTGATGTCTGACAACCGGCGGCGTCGTTCGGCGAGTACTTCCGGCTGGTTGAGAATTATATCCAGCTCCGGTTTGCTAGGCACAGCGGGAGAACCGTCTTCATTACGCCGGCGGGGAAACAGCCGTAGCCAGCGCTGGGCGACCTCCTCATCGGACCACGCTGCCACCACGTCAGCCCGACTGCGTAGGACAAGGTGAATGTGGTTATGCATCACCGAAAAAGTCAAGCAATCGATGGCGAAGACCGAAGCCAAGAACTCCAGCCGATCGCGAATCCAAGCACGACGGTGCTCGTACGAGTTCCCCGTCAGCGGATCGTCTCCACAGAGAAACGCCCGACGGACGCATCTCTGGATGCAATGGACCACCTGAACTTGAGAAGGATCAAGAACTTCCCCACGAGCTTGACGAGGCATCACATCAACTCCAATAGCAGGAACATCCGGGCCGCAGTGCCCTTGCGACAACTTCCATCGTATGCATCTGGGCGGAGTAGTCAAGCAAAAATTGCCTGTCCCTTTCTGCTTAACAAAGATCACCCACGCGATCGAATATGTTCGTGTCGGAGCAACAAACGCAACA is from Allorhodopirellula heiligendammensis and encodes:
- a CDS encoding transposase; translated protein: MSNSRVVAADEYEVTFMAREGTKQGGESRQVPVTLTTLEFVRSWCIHIQPDQLTKTRYFGGWSNSQQASYQQRCIDDMNAAELPYAAGAMEFPPAEPEATEPRSTQPTCPRCEQATLRVVSTTPRPSWREIFSRGSKTMPAWYSGSLQGSDRAFWDGANGDGFYDWYLKHQVEGAYAVAAATLDSESAPSSQAMLPGLESGGYYAIE
- a CDS encoding transposase; its protein translation is MPRQARGEVLDPSQVQVVHCIQRCVRRAFLCGDDPLTGNSYEHRRAWIRDRLEFLASVFAIDCLTFSVMHNHIHLVLRSRADVVAAWSDEEVAQRWLRLFPRRRNEDGSPAVPSKPELDIILNQPEVLAERRRRLSDISWWMRCTAENIARRSNAEDEVRGHFWEGRYRAQILLDESSLLVCAAYVDLNPIRAALAETPETSDYTGAKDRIDDLSEREDRSRPSTHDWERSRRRRRSGWMSPIEIDEQCDEVGPAVDRSGRRASSKGFLSVSMARYLELLDWTGRQLRSDKVGSIPKHLQPILQRIGLDTHGWCDVVRKFGRIFKRAAGTPESLASEACRRGQGWLCARENPLGLSSV